Proteins encoded in a region of the Xylocopa sonorina isolate GNS202 chromosome 1, iyXylSono1_principal, whole genome shotgun sequence genome:
- the Atg10 gene encoding autophagy-related 10 isoform X1, translated as MDGPGTITWDEFLANAESFVELSNQISDGWELRGNKNVSGQAYVARQQKQYISSNNNTGNYLASASNDSDDDFSFELKQDLFEATCPIEKPLVIEHHVLWSMSYSVPVLYFNGWKSDFSGINPISVEEAQSFVRNVELRHGELSQAIHPILGTPFLYLHPCMSHELLQITSSSKNKLVSWLSTVGSAALNLKLRSEYCKLTL; from the exons ATGGATGGTCCGGGTACTATAACGTGGGACGAATTTCTTGCGAACGCTGAAAGTTTTGTAGAACTATCGAATCAAATCTCTGACGGATGGGAACTTAGAGGTAACAAG AATGTGTCAGGACAGGCGTACGTTGCTCGACAGCAAAAGCAATATATCTCCAGTAATAATAATACAGGCAATTATTTGGCATCGGCGAGTAACGATTCCGATGATGATTTCAGTTTCGAGTTGAAACAGGACCTATTCGAAGCTACTTGTCCAATCGAGAAACCATTAGTTATAGAACATCACGTATTATGGTCGATGAGCTACAGTGTGCCGGTGCTCTATTTTAATGGATGGAAATCAG ATTTTTCAGGTATTAATCCAATATCTGTAGAGGAAGCACAATCGTTTGTTCGTAATGTAGAATTGAGACATGGAGAATTATCTCAAGCAATACATCCTATATTAGGCACACCTTTTTTATACTTACACCCTTGTATGTCTCATGAACTTTTACAAATTACAAGTAGTAG CAAAAATAAATTGGTCAGTTGGTTAAGCACTGTCGGCTCTGCTGCTCTTAACCTTAAACTACGATCAGAATATTGCAAATTAACTCTGTAA
- the Atg10 gene encoding autophagy-related 10 isoform X2: protein MDGPGTITWDEFLANAESFVELSNQISDGWELRGNKNVSGQAYVARQQKQYISSNNNTGNYLASASNDSDDDFSFELKQDLFEATCPIEKPLVIEHHVLWSMSYSVPVLYFNGWKSGINPISVEEAQSFVRNVELRHGELSQAIHPILGTPFLYLHPCMSHELLQITSSSKNKLVSWLSTVGSAALNLKLRSEYCKLTL, encoded by the exons ATGGATGGTCCGGGTACTATAACGTGGGACGAATTTCTTGCGAACGCTGAAAGTTTTGTAGAACTATCGAATCAAATCTCTGACGGATGGGAACTTAGAGGTAACAAG AATGTGTCAGGACAGGCGTACGTTGCTCGACAGCAAAAGCAATATATCTCCAGTAATAATAATACAGGCAATTATTTGGCATCGGCGAGTAACGATTCCGATGATGATTTCAGTTTCGAGTTGAAACAGGACCTATTCGAAGCTACTTGTCCAATCGAGAAACCATTAGTTATAGAACATCACGTATTATGGTCGATGAGCTACAGTGTGCCGGTGCTCTATTTTAATGGATGGAAATCAG GTATTAATCCAATATCTGTAGAGGAAGCACAATCGTTTGTTCGTAATGTAGAATTGAGACATGGAGAATTATCTCAAGCAATACATCCTATATTAGGCACACCTTTTTTATACTTACACCCTTGTATGTCTCATGAACTTTTACAAATTACAAGTAGTAG CAAAAATAAATTGGTCAGTTGGTTAAGCACTGTCGGCTCTGCTGCTCTTAACCTTAAACTACGATCAGAATATTGCAAATTAACTCTGTAA